Part of the Leucoraja erinacea ecotype New England chromosome 15, Leri_hhj_1, whole genome shotgun sequence genome, gagtaggccagtcggccgttcgagcctgcaccgccattcaatatgatcatgtggccctttagccacaagggctacatctaactccctcttaaatatagccaatgaactggcctcaactaccatctgtggcagagagttccagagattcaccactctctgtgtgaaaaatgtttgatGACCTGGTGGCCAAGCAGCAAATTCATACTGAGTAGAGGCCGTCCACCTGTTCTGTGTGTGGGAAGAGATTTGCTCAGTCTTCCAACCTGGTGACCCCCATGAGTGAGTTTACACTGAGGGGAGCTGTGGGAGAGATAATCATCACAGTTGCTGAATCTGGTCGCAAGTCCACAAGTGTCTGCTGGTGTTGGAGTCTAGTTTCTGCTGCTGCTCATCACATCGaatgtattttattatttttgtcacgtgcactgaaaagcttttgcatGGGGTGAAGCCTCGCGGGCACTGGCAGTCGTGGATGGGCCACATGGGAGCCAGAGGACGAGCTGTTGCGaataaaaggggggggggtgcagaacaaaggaggaccgctgtgaggggtgagggagagaataAAGGAGGGCCCTTCGGTAGGCAAGCAAAGCGTttaactgtgacttgtcacatgtgacaataaagcattcattcatttaagggaaagacaatacatgatgacaatagCTATTGTCATTGCTGTATCTGAGTTGGATTTAATATTCTGGGTCTGTGATAAATAAATGAGTTTGATTGTAAACCCAGTGTCTCAGGTCCTTGTCTCTGCAACACACTCGATGCATGtggataggccattcagcccagctgTTCCCTGCCAGGTGGCGCATGCGCATCGATCGCACGGTGACGGATAGACCGGTTTCTGACTCGTGGGGGGTTGTGGGTAAAGAGGCGGCCATGTCCAACACACCTGCGATGTGCTGCAGATTCGCAGAGTGTGTTTGTGACCGCAAGCATGGATTTCCCGCCCCAAGAGTGTGTGATCGGAAGATACCAGCAATTACAGGAGCACGGTCATCTAACTGGCACTCTGGCATTGCCATCGTCCAGTTCATCACCATCAATCCCCTGGGGGTGGGCCTTTAAAGAAGAATATCCACTGGACTGGCCACGGATATACTCATAGTGGGAACGTGGGACTTGCTCGACAGGCGAGGCTACCCTCACAGTGATGGAGTAAAAACCTGGGCCAAATCACAGGAAGATGACTGGCAGAGACGGCCCACTGTGGCGCAGGGTAAAATAAAGTTGCTGTTGATTGTAGCCAGCCAGTTTGTTCCCCCAGCTTCCTGTCAGCCTCGCTGTCACAGAGTGATGCTACAGctatctgtctgcctgtctgtctgtcttgcaggactcagtgtacttggatagcaacaatttTGCGAGCAGGGCTGCAAGCACAGGGAAGACTGTAAGCACAGggaagacatttttctcaaattgagtttttgtaaatttaaaaatgttaataacctgtgaaatataacatcaatctgaacaaaaccatACACAAACCactacaggacaattgtgagtaaggtggtgcacaaaatagtagcgctatcgtgtaccactTTGGTGTAGGTCCAGGATCACAATTACAGACACGCAGGcacagaaacaaacaagatgagagatttagtaatatggaccaagtgggacccgttgggaccctGGCGcacggaggcctggtcccccaatgcaacccgttgcCCAAGGTAACAATCCACcagtcacccatagcccccacgtgAAGccaggtcccccaatgcaaccctttcctcaaggcaatattccaccactcacctgtttccccaacgtaacccgttcccccacCGCAATATTTCGCCTTATTCaacctccctcatttttaaactttaaagaaaaaatgcatttgcacttgcgaCAGCCAGCAGGACTCAGCTGAGCCGGTGATTTCAGATCATGTCCATGGCGCCCTATTTACCCAGAAACCTCCACGCCCCAGAACTCACCCTATGTTGCAGTCGATACCAAACGCGCAGGCGCGGAGAGACCCGGAAGCGGTGCGGCCAAGACTCCGGAGGGTCGGCGGCGGGTAGGAGCGGGGATCCGGGCGCGGGATCAGGCAACACCGAGGCCCCGGCCTGAGGAGCGGCCCCCGGCTGCGGGGAGAATCGGTGCGGCCCTCGGGGACACGGTGGCCCGTCACCTGGGGACGGTGCGGTCATGGAAGCGTAAACATGGATTCCCTGCCCCCTGGACAGTCTGGTCAGTAGATACAGGGAACTGCGGGTGCGGCttcacaaaaaaaggacacaaagtgctggagtaacgcagccggTCAGAAAAAAAGACTCGAAAGATTCCCGCACGTTTACACGGCCCTAcacacactcactagggacaatgactgtacatttactccaagccaatttGTATTCTAAAGGTCATGTCTCTTAATAATTTAAAAACCCATAGCTCAAAGGAAATCACTTAccatattatttgtacacaaaatccattcttctctgtgttcaagaaggaactgcagatgctggaaattcgaaggtacacaaaaatgctggagaaactcagcgggtgccgcagcatctatggagcgaaggaaataggtgacgtttcggcccgaaacgtcacctatttccttcgctccatagatgctgctgcacccgctgagtttctccagcatttttgtgtaacatccattcttctctctctttGTTTACAGCAAAAATATCCAtaggatttgagaattaagggacagaagtttagggggtaacatgagggggaacgtctttactcagagagtggtagctgtgtggaatgagcttccaggggaagtggtggaggcaggttcgattttatcatttaaaaaataaattggataggtatatggacgggaaaggaatggagggttatggtctgagtgcaggtagatgggactaggtgagcatatgtgttcggcatggactagaagggccgagatggcctgtttccgtgctgtgattgttatatggtaatataaGTGCCGGTCCCCTCATGTACCCGTGATATATAGACCTTTTTCTGGCTTGTGGGGGGTTGTGGGTAAAAGGGCGGCCATGGATAACACCAGCGCTTTGCTGCTGAACCGCTGAGTGTATTTGAAAATGCAAGCATGGGTTCCCTGCCTACGGGAGAGTCTGATCAGTAGATGCCAgaaactacgggtgcttgtttacaaaaatatTCATATAGTGTTATAGTAACGTTTCCGATCAGAAGAAAGGCCCTGAAACAAAgtatcacctgtccacgttcccgagagatgctgcctgaattatttCAGCACTGGGCCAATTTACTTTCAGCCTCGCTGCCACGGTTTTATGTCACAGCTCACCAGAAGACTAAAATTACCTTGTCTGAAACACTAAgggagataaaaaatgctggagaaactcagcgggtgaggcagcatctatggagtgaaggactaggtgacatttcgggtcaagtcccttttcagactgatgtgggcgggaagaagaaaggaagagacggatgcagtgggctgcgggagagttgggaaggggaggggaaagagggagaaagcaaggactacctgaaattggagaagtcaatgttcataccgctggggtgtaaactacccaagtgaaatatgaggtgctactccgccaatttacggtgggactcattctggccatggaggaggcccaggacagaaaggtcggggggggggggggagggggagttgaagtgctgagccaacgggagatcgggttggttattgcataccgagcggaggtgttgggcgaaacgatcggcaagcctacgcttggtctcaccgccgTAGAGCAGCTGAcgcctagagcagtggatgcaatagatgaggttggaggaggtgcaggtgaacctctgctgcacctggaaagactgcttaggtccttggaatgagtcaaggggggaggtaaagcgacaagtgtagcatttcctgcggttgcaagggaaacaatagacaatatgtgcaggagtcatccaactcagtatcctgtacctgccttctcaccataccccctgatccctttagccacaagggccacatctaacgcgcTCTTAAAtgtagacaatgaactggcttcaattaccttctggggcagagaattccacagattcaccactctctgtgtgaaaaatgtttttctcaaaacACTGATCTTTGCCTGTTAATTTAGTGTAAACCTTTTTTTACAGGATAGAACAAGCAGAGGATATTGATGCTCGGGAATCTCAAACTCCTTCAGTTAACCAGCACCTGAACGCGTGGGAGGGATTCACTGTGTCAGCTGAGCCGACGAGGCACCATAAATTCCGCAGCATGGAGACATTATTCACTAGCTCTgagagtgagctgggattcactCAATCTTCCCACCAGCAAGATCACGCTGTGGAGAAACCATTTCCCTGTCCcgattgtgggaagggattcacccAAGCAAACAACCTGAAGAGACACCAAAAACAAGTTCACGCTGAGGAGAAACTATTTCCCTGTCCTGATTGTGGGAAGGGATTCTCTCAAGTCTGCAACCTGAAGACGCACCAGAGAATTCACACGGGGGAGAAGCCCTTCATCTGTTCTgattgtgggaagggattcactgcATCATCTAGGCTACAGACACATCAGCTGATTCACATcagggagaggccgttcacctgctgtGAGTGTGAGAAGGGATTTATGCAGTCATCtcacctgctgtcccaccagcggattcacactggagagaggccgttcacctgctctgagTGCGGGAAGGGGTTTGCTCAGGCCGGCAACCTGAAGAAACACCAGAGAATTCACTCAGGGGAGAAGCTCTTCGCATGTTCTGATTGTGGGAAGGGATTTACTGCATCATCTGGGCTGCAGAGACATCAGCTGATTCATACCGGGGAGAGGCAATTCACCTGTTCTGAGTGTGGGAAGGGGTTTGTTCAACTGGCAGGCCTCAGGACACACTATCAAattcacaccggggagcggccattcatctgctctgagtgtgggaaggCATTTACACAATTGTGTGGGCTGCAGAAACACAAGCGGATTCACACCAGGGAGAAGCCGTTCACCTGCTccgagtgtgggaagggatttatGCAGCCATCTCACCTGCAGTCACACCAGCGGATCCACACTGGAGAGAGGCCGTTTGCTTGTTCTGAGTGTGGAAAGGGATTTATTGATGTATCTGGCATGCAGAGACACCAGCAGATACACagcggggagaggccgttcatctgctctgtgtgtgggaagggatttgtaCAGCCATCTCACCTACACTCACACCAACAGATTCACACTGGGGAGAAGCCATTCACTTGTTCTGTGTGCGACAAGGGGTTTGGTAAATTATACGGGCTACAAGTACACCTGCGAATTCACACTGGGGAGAAGCCGTTCATTTGTTCAGTGTGTGGGAAGGGGTTTACTAACTTAGCTGCATTACAGAGGCATCACAGAATTCACACTGGAGGCCTGAAGcctgctctgagtgtgggaagAGATTCATTCAGTCTTCCCAGCTGAAGACCCACCAGCGAGCTCACGCTGCGGGGAAACCATTTGCCTCTCCCAACTGTGGGCAGGTCAACACTGATGATCTGGTGACCAACCAGCAAATTCACACTGAGtagaggccgttcacctgttctgtgtgtgggaagggattcactcagTCTTCCGACCCAGTGACCTATGAGTGAGTTCACACTGGGGGGTTAACCATCGCAGTTGCTGAATCCGCTTGCTGTTGAACTAAGCTCTGCTCACAGTTGCTGAATCTGTTTGCAAGTCCACCAATGTCTGCTGGTGTTGGAGTCTGCGGTATCTGCTGCTACTCATCACATCTAGGACTGAATTCTGTTCACTGGACATGGATGGGGGTTTGTGTTTGGGTGGAGATTGACTGAGAATTCACTCAGTCACCTGCGTTACTGGCACACCAGAGAATTTACGCCGGGGAGAGGCCGCTCATCTGCTCTTCGTGTGAGAAGAGATTCACACAACTTGCTCAGCTAAAGGCCCAACAGCGAGTTCACGCTGTGTAGAAAACATTTGCCACTCCCAACTGGGGGTCGGGTTTCACTGGTAAATCTAACCTGGTGACCCACCAGAGAATTCACACTGGGGAGAGGGCATTCACCTGTTTCACACGCGGGAGGGGTTTCACTTGATTGTCTGGCGTAATGGCACACCACCTTGTTCACACTCGGAGAAGGTTTAAATTAGATTTTGGTTCGGTGTTTAACATCTCTCATAAGTCCACAAGCGACTGCATTTTTATGACTGGTTAATCCTCATGTTCATCACAACCAGGGTTACATTTGGGGTTTGTTCTTATGTTGTTAGTACTTCATAAAACCAGGCTGGACTTTAATATCTTGGAAaagtgacaaataaagttctGTTGTAAAACCTCTGTGACTCTCTATGCACACAATATACCTAGGTTGGCCTTTTGGCGCATCTGGTCACTGCCAGTTTTTCCCCTCTGTTGACTACTTTGGAATGTTCCTGTTAGTCTTTTGCCTGTTTATTCCGGGAGGGTAAGATTGGTTCACAAGTCGGAATTTCGACACATGTAAATGTAATGATGCTCACAAATGAACGACGGCACGCTGAGCCGGTGATTTCAGATCATGTCCATGGCGCCCTGTTTACCCAGAAACCCCCCGCTCCTCAGAACTCACCCTATGTTGCAGGCGATACCAAGCGCGCAGGCGCGGAGAGACCCCGGAAGTGGTACGGCCAAGGCGCGCATGCGGTCCGTGGACAAAAGACTCCGGAGGATCGGCGGCGGGTAGGAGCGGGGATCCGGGCGCGGGATCAGTCAGCACCGAGGCCCCGGCCTGAGGAGCGGCCCCCGGCTGCGGGGAGAATCGGTGCGGCCCCCGGGGACACGGTGGCCCGTCACCTGGGGACGGTGCGGCCATGGAAGCGTAAACATGGATTCCCTGCCCCCTGGACAGTCTGGTCAGTAGATACAGGGAACTGCGGGTGCGGCTTCACAAAaaccgacacaaagtgctggagtaacgcagccggTCAGAAGGAAATAATCCCAACTCGAAAGATTTCCGCACGTTTACacgacccccacccacacacacacacacacacacgggacatttacaccaagccaattaatctacaaacctgtacgtcgttgatGTGTGGGGAGAAACCCTTAGTCCCgggtcgaacccgagtctccggcgctgcaagcggtataaggcagcaactttgccgctgtaaggcagctgctctaccgctgcaccaccgtgatttTATATAATGCATGTAATATAAAGGAAGTGCAGATACACGTTTATtccaactcagtgggtctggagcATGTTTCGAGTTGGGGGCCCTTCTCCAAACTGGTTGTGGTGCAGAGACAGTTGCCGGCCCGTCCCCCTCATCTGGTCAATGAAGGCCCTCGAGGCCAAAGATCATAGTGCGGAGCATGCGCATCGATTGCACCACCATGGATAGACCTCTTTCTGGCTCGCGGGCGGTTGTGGGTAAAAACGCGGCCATGGGTAATATACCAGCGCTTTGCTGCTGAACGCTGAACGCAAGCATGGGTCCCAGCCCACCAAGGAGTCTGATCAGTAGATGCAagaaactacgggtgctgctttacaaaaatatTCACATAGTGTCACAcagttgtggccaaggggatcagagggtatggagagaaggcaggtacgggatactgagttggatgatcagccatgatcatattaaatggcggtgcaggctcgaagggccgaatggcctactcctgcacctaatttctatgttttctatgttaagagTAATGCATCCAATTAGAAGAAGGGCCCTGAATCAAagcatcacctgtccacgttcccgagagatgctgcctgaccaactgaattATTTCACCACTTGGCCAGTTTACTTTCAGCCTCACTGTCGCAGTTTGATGTCACAGTTCACCATGAAGACTAAAATTAGCTCGTCTGAAACACTGACCTTTGCCGGTTAATTTAGTGTAATCCTTTTTTTACAGGATAGAACAAGCAGAGGATATAGATGCTCGGAAATCTCAAACTCCTTCAGTTAACCAGCACCTGAACGCATGGGAGGGATTCACTGTGTCAGCTGAGCCGACGAGGCACCATAAATTCCGCAGCATGGAGACATTATTCACTAGCTCTGAGAGTGAGCTGGGATTTACTCAATCCACCCACCAGCAAATTCAAGCTGTGGAGAAACCTTTTCCCTGTCCcgattgtgggaagggattcactcaaACAAACAACCTGAAGAGACACCAAAGACAAGTTCACGCTGAGGAGGAACCGATTCCTTGTACAGATTGCGGGAAGGTGTTCTCTCAAGCCTGCAACTTGAAGAGACACCAACAGCAAGTTCACGCTGAAGAGAAACTATTTCCCTGTCCCGACTGTGGGAAGGAATTCTCTCAGGCCGGCAACCTGAAGAGACACCAGAGAATTCACACAGGGGAGAAGCCATTCACCTGTtctgtgtgtgggaagggatttacTGCATCATCTGGGCTACAGACACACCAGCGGattcacactggggagaggccgttcacctgttcTGAGTGTGGGCAGGGATTTGTCCAATTGGCAAACCTCAGGACACACTATCAAATTCACACCGGGGAGAGACCATTCATCTGCTCTGAGTGCGGCAAGGGATTTACACAATTGTGTGGGCTGCAGCAACACCAGAGGATTCACATcagggagaggccgttcacctgctctgtgtgtgggaagggatttatGCAGTCATCTCACCTGCAGTCACACCAGCGAATACACATTGCAGAGAGACCGTTCACATGCTCTGTGTGCGGGAAGGGGTTTATTGATCACTCTGGGCTACAGAGACACCAGCAGATTCACAGTGGGGAGAGGCCATTCATCTGCTccgagtgtgggaagggattcactgaTTCTTCCAGCTTGCTGACCCACCGGCGAattcacactggggagaggccgttcacttgTTCCGTGTGTGGGATGGGATTTGTGCAATTATCTCAGCTGCAGACACACCAGCCtattcacaccggggagaggccatTCACTTGTTccgtgtgtgggaagggatttatACATTCCTATCGGCTACGGTCACACCAGCGGATTCACACCGGCGAGAGGCCGTTTGCCTGTtctgtgtgtgggaagggattcactggGGTGAACTACCTGAAAAAACATGAGCGGGTTCAtaccggggagaggccgttcccTTGTTCCGTGTGCGGGAAAGTATTTATAGATACATCTCGGCTACAATTACACCAGCGAActcacactggggagaggccgttcacctgttctgtgtgtgggaaggggtTCACTGGGTTGAACTACCTGAAAAGACATGAGCGAGTTCACACCGGGGAGAGACCGTTCACTTGTTTTGTGTGTGAGAGGCGATTTATGGATGCGTCTCAGCTCAAATCACACCTGCGGACTCACACTGGAGAGAAGCCGTTCACTTGTTCTGTCTGTGACAAGGGGTTTGGTAAATTACATGGGCTACAAGTACACCAGCGAAtacacaccggggagaggccgttcacctgttcTGTCTGTGAGAAGGCGTTTACTAACTTAGCTGCGTTACTAACACACCAGAGAATTCACacaggggagaggccgttcacctgctctgagTGTGGGAGGGGATTCACTCAGTCTTCCCACCTGAAGACCCACCAGCGAGTTCACGCTGCGGGGAAACCATTTGCCTCTCCCAACGGTGGGCAGGTCGGCACTGATGATCTGGTGACCAACCAGCAAATTCACACTGAAATTCACAGTTCATCTGTTCTGTGTGTGGGAATGGATTCACTCATTCAGTCTCCCAACCTAGTGACCCATGAGTGAGTTCACACTGGAAGGGGAGTTTCAATAAGCTGTCTGTTCTGTGTCTAACCATCACAGTTGCCGAATCCTGTGTCAAGTCTACAAGTGTCTGCTGGTGTTGTGCGGCTGCTCATTACATCTAGGACTCGCAGGTCACTGGGCACAGTTGTGCTTCGTTCCACTGATGATagtttgcatttattttattgtcacgtgtactgaggtacggtggaAAGCATTTGTTGGGTGCGGCGGAGCGATGTGGGGTGGGCTGGGGCGGGACgctgaagaacaaaggaggacccagtgtGCGGGAACAGTCgttccggggggagagagaacaaaggaggactctTGGGTATTTCACTTTGACttgtcatgtgacaataaagcattaattcaatggaaagacaacacatgattatacCTGCTATTCCCATTGCTATATCTGAGCTGGGGTTTAATTATCTGGGTTTGTGATAAATGAGTTCTGTTGTAAACCTGGTGGCTCCGGTCCTTTCCCCTATCTCTACAACACACTCCTTCGATGAACCAGGAGGTCCACATTCTTCTGAGTTCAGGAGTTATAGGAGCAGATCGGTCAGGATAGAGAGTTCACATTGGGGAGAGAGCATTCACCTGTTTACTATGGGAATGATTTCACTTGATTATCTGAGGTATTGGCACACCAGCTCGTTCACACTTGGGAGAAAGGTTCAATAAAATTTTGGTTTTGGCGTTTCACATCTCCCGCAAGTCTGTAGTTTTCTGACTATGTGGTTAAACCTGATGTTCATCACAGCCAGGACTAAACCCTGGTCATTGGGGAGTTTTGGAGGTTGTTCTTATGTTGTTAGTACTTCCTGTAACTGGGCTGTAGTTTAATATCTtggatatgtgacaaataaaggagTTCTGTTGTAAAACCTCTGTGACTCTCTCTGCCTAGGCAGG contains:
- the LOC129703879 gene encoding zinc finger protein 850-like, with protein sequence MLQSIPNAQARRDPEAVRPRLRRVGGGIEQAEDIDARESQTPSVNQHLNAWEGFTVSAEPTRHHKFRSMETLFTSSESELGFTQSSHQQDHAVEKPFPCPDCGKGFTQANNLKRHQKQVHAEEKLFPCPDCGKGFSQVCNLKTHQRIHTGEKPFICSDCGKGFTASSRLQTHQLIHIRERPFTCCECEKGFMQSSHLLSHQRIHTGERPFTCSECGKGFAQAGNLKKHQRIHSGEKLFACSDCGKGFTASSGLQRHQLIHTGERQFTCSECGKGFVQLAGLRTHYQIHTGERPFICSECGKAFTQLCGLQKHKRIHTREKPFTCSECGKGFMQPSHLQSHQRIHTGERPFACSECGKGFIDVSGMQRHQQIHSGERPFICSVCGKGFVQPSHLHSHQQIHTGEKPFTCSVCDKGFGKLYGLQVHLRIHTGEKPFICSVCGKGFTNLAALQRHHRIHTGGLKPALSVGRDSFSLPSDTKRAGAERPRKWYGQGAHAVRGQKTPEDRRRVGAGIRARDQSAPRPRPEERPPAAGRIGAAPGDTVARHLGTVRPWKRKHGFPAPWTVWIEQAEDIDARKSQTPSVNQHLNAWEGFTVSAEPTRHHKFRSMETLFTSSESELGFTQSTHQQIQAVEKPFPCPDCGKGFTQTNNLKRHQRQVHAEEEPIPCTDCGKVFSQACNLKRHQQQVHAEEKLFPCPDCGKEFSQAGNLKRHQRIHTGEKPFTCSVCGKGFTASSGLQTHQRIHTGERPFTCSECGQGFVQLANLRTHYQIHTGERPFICSECGKGFTQLCGLQQHQRIHIRERPFTCSVCGKGFMQSSHLQSHQRIHIAERPFTCSVCGKGFIDHSGLQRHQQIHSGERPFICSECGKGFTDSSSLLTHRRIHTGERPFTCSVCGMGFVQLSQLQTHQPIHTGERPFTCSVCGKGFIHSYRLRSHQRIHTGERPFACSVCGKGFTGVNYLKKHERVHTGERPFPCSVCGKVFIDTSRLQLHQRTHTGERPFTCSVCGKGFTGLNYLKRHERVHTGERPFTCFVCERRFMDASQLKSHLRTHTGEKPFTCSVCDKGFGKLHGLQVHQRIHTGERPFTCSVCEKAFTNLAALLTHQRIHTGERPFTCSECGRGFTQSSHLKTHQRVHAAGKPFASPNGGQVGTDDLVTNQQIHTEIHSSSVLCVGMDSLIQSPNLVTHE